One Paenibacillus sp. SYP-B4298 genomic window, TCAGTTCCTGTTGGATAATGAGGCTGAGCTCTTTTTTGATCTGCTCGCCAACCCGTCCTACCCTAATATTCGCCATTCCTTACTCACCTCTCTACGGTTTCCATCACGAAGGCTTCGATGACGTCGCCCTCTTTAATATCGTTGAACTTATCGAGGGTTATACCGCATTCGTATCCCTGCGCCACTTCCTTGGCATCATCCTTGAACCGTTTGAGGGTATCGACCTTGCCTTCGAACACAACGATGCCTGCGCGAATGACACGCGCTTCTGCGTTGCGTGCAATCTTGCCCGAAGTGACCATACAGCCTGCGATCGTCCCGACCTTGCTCACTTTAAAGATGTTACGCACTTCTGCATGGCCGATCACTTTTTCCTTGAATACAGGATCAAGCATCCCCTTCATTGCTTGCTCGATCTCATCAATCACACTATAGATGACGCGGTGCAGACGAATGTCCACCTTCTCCTGCTCGGCTGTCGCCATCGCTTGCGGCTCTGGACGAACGTTGAAGCCGATGACGATCGCATTGGACGCAACCGCCAGGTTAATGTCCGATTCGGTAATGGCACCGACGCCATTATGAATAATTTTGACGCGCACGCCCTCAATTTCAATCTTGTTGAGCGAGCCCTTGAGCGCCTCAAGCGAGCCTTGAACATCCGCTTTAATAATAACGAACAGATCCTTGATCTCGCCGTCCTTAATATGCTGGTACAGATCGTCAAGCGTAACTCGAGTGTGGGAGCCCAGCTCTGTCTGACGATGCTTGATCGCGCGGCGATCAGCAATTGCACGCGCCTTGCGCTCGTCCTCGAACACGAGGAATGGATCTCCTGCCTGAGGCACCTCGGTCAGACCGGTAATCTCGACCGGAGTCGAAGGACCGGCTTCCTTCATGCGGCGTCCCTTATCATTGACCATTGCGCGTACACGTCCGAAGCAGTTGCCCGCTACGAATGCGTCACCGACGCTCAGTGTGCCGTGCTGCACGAGGATGCGGGCAACGGGTCCTTTGCCCTTATCCAGCTCCGCCTCCAGCACCGTGCCTCTAGCGCGCTTGTCAGGGTTCGCCTTGTAGTCGTTCACTTCCGCTACAAGCAGGATCATCTCCAGCAGATCCTCAAGCCCGATACGCTGCTTGGCAGACAGGTTAACGAAGATCGTGTCGCCTCCCCACTCCTCAGGAACCAGCTCATACTCTGTCAGCTCCTGCTTGATGCGATCCGGATTGGCTTCCGGTTTGTCGATCTTGTTGACTGCAACGATGATTGGCACACCTGCCGCCTTGGCATGGTTGATCGCCTCAACCGTCTGCGGCATGACGCCGTCGTCGGCAGCTACGACCAGAATCGTAATATCCGTTACCTGCGCGCCTCTGGCCCGCATCGTAGTAAACGCTTCGTGACCTGGTGTATCCAGGAACGTAATCCGCTTGCTGTTCACCTCTACCTGGTAAGCACCAATATGCTGCGTAATACCGCCAGCCTCGCCGCCACTTACATTCGTATGGCGAATCGCATCCAGCAAGGTCGTTTTGCCATGGTCAACGTGGCCCATGATTGTAACGACCGGTGGGCGGCTTCTCAGATCGGCCTCTTCATCCTTCTCCTCGATGGTCTCGAACTGGTCTTCCTCAACCGGAATTTTGATCTCTACCTCAACGCCGAATTCAGTAGCCACCAGTTGGATGGCATCCAGATCCAGCTCTTGGTTGATCGTTGCCATCACGCCGAGGAAGATCAGCTTCTTGATGACCTCGGAGGCATCTTTATGAAGCAGCTTTGCCAGATCACCAACGGTCATGTTGCCGCGAACAATAATTTTCTTCGGTGTATTGTCGATCTTCTCG contains:
- the infB gene encoding translation initiation factor IF-2, translating into MTKQDNKDKLRVYEYAKSLNMSSKEIITILKRLDLPVNNHMSVMENDMVSKVEGFFKNIKSNAAAKRAQESGATVSSVPSAAQSGQNHTTNQQKNKNKLEQQEPMNSTENKSNHNPSQRPQGQSQGQQRSGQSGQGQGQRSGQGGQGGQGGARGGNAPRSGAQSGGQQGGNRRGGQGGPSTSQGQRNDSARPSQPARSGDSRPQGGARGPASSSADSSRSSSNVSQQSRFNSSNNNNNNRNKPKTGTAQGKGGRFEDRKDGGFRGGNNRGGGRNNRGRGGSQVQERREKIDNTPKKIIVRGNMTVGDLAKLLHKDASEVIKKLIFLGVMATINQELDLDAIQLVATEFGVEVEIKIPVEEDQFETIEEKDEEADLRSRPPVVTIMGHVDHGKTTLLDAIRHTNVSGGEAGGITQHIGAYQVEVNSKRITFLDTPGHEAFTTMRARGAQVTDITILVVAADDGVMPQTVEAINHAKAAGVPIIVAVNKIDKPEANPDRIKQELTEYELVPEEWGGDTIFVNLSAKQRIGLEDLLEMILLVAEVNDYKANPDKRARGTVLEAELDKGKGPVARILVQHGTLSVGDAFVAGNCFGRVRAMVNDKGRRMKEAGPSTPVEITGLTEVPQAGDPFLVFEDERKARAIADRRAIKHRQTELGSHTRVTLDDLYQHIKDGEIKDLFVIIKADVQGSLEALKGSLNKIEIEGVRVKIIHNGVGAITESDINLAVASNAIVIGFNVRPEPQAMATAEQEKVDIRLHRVIYSVIDEIEQAMKGMLDPVFKEKVIGHAEVRNIFKVSKVGTIAGCMVTSGKIARNAEARVIRAGIVVFEGKVDTLKRFKDDAKEVAQGYECGITLDKFNDIKEGDVIEAFVMETVER